The stretch of DNA TGACAAAATGTGTTCATGTCGCGTACGCAGGTTAAATGCACGAGCAACTCGGCCTGCTCCGGGAAGCCTGTGACCGTGGTGATCACCGACCTGAGCCCCGGCAACCTCTACCCCGGCGAGCCGTGCCATTTCGACATGAGCGGCACCGCCCTGGGCGCCATGGCGAAGCCCGGCATGGCCGACAAGCTCCGCGCCGGCGGGGTCATCAGGATGCAGTACAAGAGGTACGCAGCACGACCACATAGGATCCTCTTCAGTCTTCAGCCTACAGTTTACACGGAAAACAATGGAGTAAATGTGTAGAGCTGATCTTGGCGTTCCTGTTAACCATGGCAGGGTGCCATGCAAGTACCCCGGCGTCAACATTGCCTTCAGGGTGGACCAGGGCGCCAACCCCTTCTACTTCAAGACCCTGATCGAGTTCGAGGACGACGACGGCGACCTCAAGGCAGTGGCCCTCAAGGAGGCCGGCAGCGGCGCCTGGACGCCCATGGCGCAGGACTGGGGCGCGCTGTGGCGCCTCAACAACGGCAGGCGGCTGCGCGCCCCCTTCTCGCTCCGGCTCACCTCCGACTCCGGCAGGAAGCTGGTCGTCAACAACGTCATCCCCGCCAACTGGAAGGCCGGGGCCACGTACCGCTCCCTGGTGAACTACCCCTGAGTCACGGCCATATTTACCTGCTCCGTGTGTGAATTTTATTTATACCGCGAAAAGAAAGAATGTGCGTCCGGGTGCTGCGAGGGCGGCgtcagatgaggaggaggagcttGCAAAACTGTGATGTTCCCTCCCTGGTCTCTGCATTCCCCTAGTGATGTATCATGTGTCATTAATCCGTCTGtaattttcctctctttttttgcctTCCTCTGCTTGCTTTGTCACCGAGGAGACGACTGAACTGCAGCTAAAATGCTGCATGTCGATGTACCAAGTTGTGTGTTTTTTTTACCACGCAATCCTTGAGAGAAATGAAATTCCACGGTTACTACTTGCTTATTAAAGGGGAATTACAGAGGATGCAAATTACCGATGCTCTGTACTAGGAACACCGTTGCCGCCTGGGCACTGGGAACCACCGGTAGCTGCGGTATTGATTCTGCTCGCCTGTCATGCCGGCGGCTTGCCGAGGATGACACATGCGATTCTCCCGGAAACGTAGACAAAGGAGCAGAGCCTTGAATGTTGCGAATACTGATTGCCCTACTCAATTATTAACACAAACCGTTCGTTGAAAGTACTTTTAATGAAGGAGCTTCAGTTGTACACTTGTACGTACATGTAGGCACTACTCTGTGAATATGCGTACAAAATCTTCGGTTGCGTCTTTTCGATAAACAGGGCTTGGTTGTACTACACTACCGCTCGGTATtatgagggcatgtacaatggtggcatatggacACATATGCTTCATGATAAAAAGTAATTTGAGGcaactatatttattttttcttcccaATGCAAGCTACCATTAGTGGACCTTattaaaaaaataagaaaataaagacTCTAGTACACATGCATCTTTACTTTCACTTCAATCTTTTCAGCTTTTGTCATCGGACCACACCTTTTCTCTTCAACCACCCGCCTCCTGGAGAGGATCCCGCTTCTCTATCtgaacctactttacgtcatatccgatcctacatggcatgcgagACATCACCTTAAGGCTATGCATTATGCATGCCCTGAACTGGATAGCGGCCAGCCGGTTTCGCGTGTGGCTCTCACAAATTAAGACAATCCACTTATAGAAATTAACATCCATACCCAATTTTCTACACGAGTGTGCATTATACTCATAATAGTTGAAGGTCGTGTGTATAAGTAATATTTAGTGGATTTGCTATTTCTATTATGTTCTTGTCCAAGTCGGTATAGTTTGTTCTCCCGCGACAACATTTTTCCGAAACTATTACCAGAGAGAGGTCCCCACCTGAATATTATCTCATTTTAAAGAACAAGACATGTTGATTCTATTTTTTTAGACGaaaccgtagaacaattgttctacggtattTTCATATATAAAGCACAAAAAAAACAAAGTCTCAAGTACAGATTAACCAATGCCCACTCTAGGAAACATAAATAAACAAAAATTATTCTGGTTCTAACATGTTAGTAACCCATGTCCTGATCTTGTCTGCCTTCTTTGCTTTAGCTCTCAATTCTGATGCACATAAACCCTCTTTGAGGTAGAATTTCCATGTATTGAGATGAGGAGGTGCATATCTAAAGACTTTGTCTTTTCTAACCGACCATATTCCCGAGCAGCCCATGATGATTATGTCAAAAGCAATCTCTAATGGCAAGGTGTTCAGGGCAAGTGAGATTTCATCATGAGGTGAGACTCCTCTTTGTTTATCTGGAAGAATTAGATCCCAACATGCCATGGAAAATGGACAGTCCCAGAAAAGATGTAGGGATGTTTCTTCAGTATGGTGTCAGCATAGAGCACAATTGTAGTCAGGTAGATACATGCTTTTGCAATGAAGCATAttcctgaagaaaatatgccctagaggcaataataaagttattatttatttccttatatcatgataaatgtttattattcatgctagaattgtattaaccggaaacataatacatgtgtaaatacatagacaaacagagtgtcactagtatgcctctacttgactagctcgttgatcaaagatggttaagtttcctaaccatagacatgagttgtcatttgattaacgggatcacaccattaggagaatgatgtgattgacttgacccattccgttagcttagcacttgatcgtttagtttgttgctattgctttcttcatgacttatacatgttcctatgactatgagattatgcaactcccgtttaccggaggaacactttgtgtgccaccaaacatcacaacataactgggtgattataaaggtgctctacaggtgtctccgaaggtacttgttgggttggcgtatttcgagattaggatttgtcaccccgattgtcggagaggtatctctgggccaactcggtaatgcacatcacttaagccttgcaagcattgcaactaatgagttagttgcggaatgatgtattacggaacaagtaaagagacttgccggtaacgagattgaactaggtattggaataccgacgatcgaatctcgggcaa from Triticum dicoccoides isolate Atlit2015 ecotype Zavitan chromosome 6A, WEW_v2.0, whole genome shotgun sequence encodes:
- the LOC119317360 gene encoding expansin-B11-like produces the protein MAKTCTLALLGALVVLSLLVSPIACSRKLAKVGGHHKPAPVKGHKNQTITNPSSSAAYGGGWLPAGATYYGNPNGDGSDGGACGYQTAVGHRPFSSMIAAGSSPLFMAGKGCGACYDVKCTSNSACSGKPVTVVITDLSPGNLYPGEPCHFDMSGTALGAMAKPGMADKLRAGGVIRMQYKRVPCKYPGVNIAFRVDQGANPFYFKTLIEFEDDDGDLKAVALKEAGSGAWTPMAQDWGALWRLNNGRRLRAPFSLRLTSDSGRKLVVNNVIPANWKAGATYRSLVNYP